Proteins from a genomic interval of Zingiber officinale cultivar Zhangliang chromosome 1B, Zo_v1.1, whole genome shotgun sequence:
- the LOC121978842 gene encoding photosystem I reaction center subunit VI, chloroplastic-like: MASLTAVAAVQPATVKGLAGSSFGGKRLAVKRSCLAPSRANLRSGAVVAKYGENSVYFDLDDIGNTTGQWDVYGTDASSPYNSLQSKFFETFAAPFTKRGLLLKFLLLGGAFTIAYLGSTASGDLLPIKKGPQLPPTIGPRDKI, encoded by the exons ATGGCCTCCCTCACTGCCGTGGCAGCCGTGCAACCGGCGACCGTGAAGGGCCTCGCTGGGAGCTCCTTCGGCGGCAAGCGGCTCGCCGTCAAGCGCTCCTGCCTCGCCCCCTCTCGCGCCAACCTCAG GTCCGGCGCGGTGGTAGCCAAGTACGGCGAGAACAGCGTGTACTTTGACCTCGATGACATTGGCAACACCACCGGGCAGTGGGACGTCTACGGAACCGATGCCTCCTCGCCTTACAACTCTCTTCAG AGCAAGTTCTTCGAGACGTTTGCAGCTCCTTTCACCAAGAGAGGTCTGTTGCTAAAGTTCTTGCTTCTCGGTGGTGCCTTCACGATAGCGTACCTGGGTTCCACTGCCTCGGGCGACCTGCTTCCCATCAAGAAAGGCCCTCAGCTACCACCAACAATAGGCCCTCGTGACAAGATATAA